The Phytohabitans houttuyneae genome has a segment encoding these proteins:
- a CDS encoding VIT domain-containing protein has protein sequence MTAVTPMTEAELTQERGRDRTDDSGLGALRTDRGNLPLDRLDVRADITGLVSRVELTQDFLNVHDATLEATYVFPLPDRAAVTGMRMVAADRVVEAELAERGAARQEYDRAVAAGQRASIAEEERPDVFTMRVGNILPGERVSVTLTLAGPLSMQDGEATFRFPLVVAPRYIPGAPLPGPSVGDGHASDTDAVPDASRITPPVLLPGFPNPLRLSIDVGVDPGGLPLDAVRSSLHTVVEEDGRLRVRPGERADRDFVLRLAYGAPREAAALVTVADAEGAEGTFQLTVLPPAGSGQPRPRDVVLLLDRSGSMGGWKMIAARRAAARIVDTLGDADRFAVLAFDDIVEEPAGLPSGLVAATDRHRYRAVEHLARTEARGGTVMLEALRRGLGYLAPGPAGSDPRSAATRPDGAGFPGHQRAKRAQQARPRTARVTGCWCW, from the coding sequence ATGACCGCTGTCACGCCGATGACCGAGGCCGAGCTCACCCAGGAGCGGGGCCGTGACCGCACGGACGACTCCGGGCTCGGCGCCCTGCGCACCGACCGCGGCAACCTGCCGCTGGACCGGCTCGACGTGCGCGCCGACATCACCGGCCTGGTCAGCCGGGTCGAGCTGACCCAGGACTTCCTGAACGTGCACGACGCGACGCTCGAAGCGACGTACGTGTTTCCGCTGCCCGACCGGGCCGCCGTCACCGGCATGCGGATGGTCGCCGCCGACCGGGTCGTCGAGGCCGAGCTGGCCGAGCGCGGCGCCGCCCGCCAGGAGTACGACAGGGCGGTCGCGGCCGGCCAGCGCGCGTCGATCGCCGAGGAGGAGCGGCCGGACGTCTTCACCATGCGGGTCGGCAACATCCTGCCGGGCGAGCGGGTCAGCGTCACCCTCACGCTCGCCGGCCCACTGTCCATGCAGGACGGTGAGGCGACGTTCCGTTTCCCGCTCGTGGTCGCCCCGCGGTACATCCCGGGAGCGCCGCTGCCGGGGCCGAGCGTCGGCGACGGGCACGCGTCCGACACCGACGCCGTGCCGGACGCCTCCCGGATCACCCCGCCGGTGTTGCTGCCCGGCTTCCCCAACCCGCTGCGCCTGTCCATCGACGTCGGCGTCGACCCGGGCGGGCTGCCGCTGGACGCGGTCCGGTCCAGCCTGCACACCGTCGTCGAGGAGGACGGGCGGCTCCGGGTGCGGCCGGGCGAGCGGGCCGACCGCGACTTCGTGCTCCGGCTGGCGTATGGCGCACCGCGGGAGGCGGCCGCGCTCGTCACGGTCGCCGACGCCGAGGGTGCGGAGGGCACGTTCCAGCTGACCGTGCTGCCGCCGGCCGGCTCCGGCCAGCCCCGCCCCCGCGACGTGGTCCTGCTGCTCGACCGCTCGGGCAGCATGGGCGGCTGGAAGATGATCGCCGCCCGCCGGGCCGCCGCGCGCATCGTGGACACGCTCGGCGACGCCGACCGGTTCGCGGTGCTGGCCTTCGACGACATCGTCGAGGAGCCCGCCGGGCTGCCGTCCGGCCTCGTCGCCGCCACCGACCGGCACCGCTACCGGGCCGTGGAGCACCTGGCCCGGACCGAGGCCCGCGGCGGCACCGTGATGCTTGAGGCACTGCGCCGCGGCCTCGGCTACCTGGCCCCGGGGCCGGCGGGATCCGATCCGAGGAGCGCAGCGACGAGGCCGGATGGCGCCGGCTTCCCGGGCCATCAGCGAGCGAAGCGAGCGCAACAAGCACGGCCCCGGACGGCGCGCGTGACCGGGTGCTGGTGCTGGTGA
- a CDS encoding MerR family transcriptional regulator, translated as MADDGWTMNELVSRVAAALGDGYPGAPNGRVRDVPDARAIRWYSTIGLVDRPAAMRGRTALYGERHLLQLVAVKRRQADGRSIAEIQVELAGASESALRRIAALPDPTPATPPAPRSARFWTERPAPPRPPAPPRADPPLPADPLPANPPPTEPVLTGVPLEGGAVLLLPAAPDADDLAAIAAAARPLLDLLSARGLLRSTP; from the coding sequence GTGGCGGACGACGGGTGGACGATGAACGAGCTCGTGTCGCGGGTGGCCGCGGCACTCGGCGACGGATACCCGGGCGCGCCAAACGGCCGGGTCCGCGACGTGCCGGACGCGCGCGCCATCCGGTGGTATTCGACGATCGGGCTGGTCGACCGGCCGGCGGCGATGCGCGGCCGCACGGCGCTCTACGGCGAGCGCCACCTGCTGCAGCTCGTCGCCGTCAAGCGGCGCCAGGCCGACGGCCGCAGCATCGCCGAGATCCAGGTCGAGCTGGCCGGGGCGAGCGAGAGCGCACTGCGGCGGATCGCCGCGCTGCCCGACCCGACACCGGCCACCCCGCCCGCACCCCGGTCCGCCCGCTTCTGGACCGAGCGCCCCGCTCCCCCACGACCGCCCGCGCCGCCACGCGCGGACCCGCCGCTGCCCGCGGACCCGCTGCCTGCGAACCCGCCGCCTACGGAGCCGGTGCTGACCGGGGTTCCGCTCGAGGGTGGGGCGGTGCTGCTGCTGCCGGCGGCGCCGGACGCCGACGACCTGGCCGCCATCGCGGCGGCCGCCCGACCCCTGCTCGACCTGCTGTCCGCACGAGGCCTCCTGAGGAGCACACCATGA
- the aceB gene encoding malate synthase A, translating into MQVTGAMEDRFAEVLDQKALDFLVALDGEFSTRRVQVLDTRRARRARYAEGQLPGFLPQTRAIREDLTWRVAPPAPGLVDRRVEITGPTDRKMTVNALNSGARVWLADFEDATSPTWHNIVNGQLNLIDAVDRRIDFTAPGGKRYALGPDPATIVVRPRGWHLAEKHIVVDGRPISASLVDFGLYFYHCAQRLIDAGRGPYFYLPKLESHLEARLWNDVFRFAQTYVGIPQGTIRATTLIETITAAFEMEEILYELREHSAGLNAGRWDYIFSIIKNFGDRDDFVLPDRAAVSMTVPFMRAYTELLVRTCHRRGAHAIGGMAAFIPSKDPAVNQVALSKVRADKDREAGDGFDGSWVAHPGLVPVCREAFDEVLGERPHQVERLREDVAVTADDLLAVDRTPGQVTYHGVRNNVAVALRYFDAWLAGTGAVAIFDLMEDAATAEIARCQLWQWIHHGTPLGGGGRVTEDLVRSIMDEELARLREGRSAAELDRLANAADILTRQALGEDLPAFSTTVAYARHLVGRGSRDG; encoded by the coding sequence ATCCAGGTCACCGGAGCGATGGAGGACAGGTTCGCCGAGGTCCTGGACCAGAAGGCGCTGGACTTCCTGGTGGCGCTCGACGGGGAGTTCTCGACCCGGCGGGTCCAGGTGCTCGACACCCGCCGGGCGCGGCGCGCCCGCTACGCCGAGGGCCAGCTGCCTGGCTTCCTGCCGCAGACGCGGGCGATCCGCGAGGACCTGACCTGGCGGGTGGCGCCGCCGGCTCCCGGGCTCGTCGACCGGCGGGTGGAGATCACCGGGCCGACGGACCGCAAGATGACCGTCAACGCGCTCAACTCCGGCGCCAGGGTGTGGCTGGCCGACTTCGAGGACGCCACGTCGCCGACCTGGCACAACATCGTCAACGGCCAGCTCAACCTGATCGACGCGGTCGACCGCCGGATCGACTTCACCGCGCCCGGCGGCAAGCGCTACGCGCTCGGCCCGGACCCGGCCACCATCGTCGTCCGGCCGCGCGGCTGGCACCTGGCCGAGAAGCACATCGTGGTCGACGGCCGGCCGATCTCGGCGAGCCTGGTGGACTTCGGGCTGTACTTCTACCACTGCGCGCAGCGGCTGATCGACGCCGGCCGCGGACCGTACTTCTACCTGCCGAAGCTGGAGAGCCACCTCGAGGCGCGGCTGTGGAACGACGTGTTCCGGTTCGCGCAGACCTATGTGGGCATCCCGCAGGGCACCATCCGCGCCACCACGCTGATCGAGACGATCACGGCGGCGTTCGAGATGGAAGAGATCCTGTACGAGCTGCGGGAACACTCGGCCGGCCTCAACGCGGGCCGGTGGGACTACATCTTCAGCATCATCAAGAACTTCGGCGACCGCGACGACTTCGTGCTGCCCGACCGGGCCGCGGTCTCGATGACGGTGCCGTTCATGCGGGCGTACACCGAGCTGCTCGTGCGGACCTGCCACCGCCGCGGCGCGCACGCCATCGGCGGGATGGCGGCGTTCATCCCCAGCAAGGACCCGGCCGTCAACCAGGTCGCGCTTTCCAAGGTCCGCGCCGACAAGGACCGCGAGGCCGGCGACGGCTTCGACGGCTCGTGGGTGGCCCATCCGGGTCTGGTACCGGTGTGCCGGGAAGCCTTCGACGAGGTGCTCGGCGAGCGGCCGCACCAGGTCGAGCGCCTGCGCGAGGACGTCGCGGTCACCGCTGACGACCTGCTCGCCGTCGACCGGACGCCGGGCCAGGTGACCTACCACGGCGTGCGCAACAACGTCGCTGTGGCGCTGCGGTACTTCGACGCGTGGCTGGCCGGCACCGGCGCGGTCGCCATCTTCGACCTGATGGAGGACGCGGCCACCGCCGAGATCGCCCGCTGCCAGCTCTGGCAGTGGATTCACCACGGCACCCCGCTCGGCGGCGGTGGCCGGGTCACCGAGGACCTGGTGCGGTCCATCATGGACGAAGAGCTGGCGCGCCTGCGCGAAGGCCGGTCCGCGGCCGAGCTGGACCGGCTCGCGAACGCCGCCGACATCCTCACCCGGCAGGCGCTGGGCGAGGACCTGCCGGCCTTTTCCACCACCGTTGCCTACGCCCGCCACCTTGTCGGGCGGGGCTCGCGGGACGGCTGA
- the aceA gene encoding isocitrate lyase produces the protein MNATARQLQDEWTTDPRWRGIERTYTAEDVIRLRGAIQEEHTLARRGAERLWTLLQDEPYVHALGALTGNQAVQMVRAGLKAIYLSGWQVAADANLAGHTYPDQSLYPANSVPAVVRRINNALLRAAQITTAEGAPQPFDWLAPIVADAEAGFGGVLNAYELMNAMITAGAAGVHWEDQLAAEKKCGHLGGKVLIPTGQHIRTLNAARLAADVAGVPSVIVARTDAQAATLITTDVDERDRPFITGERTAEGFYRVRDGLEPCIARGLAYAPHADLLWMETSTPDLEVARRFAEAVKREHPDQLLAYNCSPSFNWRKHLDDATIAKFQRELGHMGYRFQFITLAGFHALNYSMFDLARGYAAEGMPAYVSLQEREFAAEADGYTAVKHQREVGTGYFDLISTVLNPAAETTALRGSTEEAQFS, from the coding sequence ATGAACGCGACCGCGCGACAGTTGCAGGACGAGTGGACGACCGACCCGCGTTGGCGTGGCATCGAACGGACATACACCGCCGAGGACGTGATCCGCCTGCGCGGCGCGATCCAGGAGGAGCACACGCTCGCCCGCCGCGGCGCCGAGCGGCTGTGGACGTTGCTGCAGGACGAGCCGTACGTGCACGCGCTGGGCGCGCTGACCGGCAACCAGGCCGTGCAGATGGTGCGGGCCGGCCTCAAGGCGATCTACCTGTCCGGCTGGCAGGTGGCCGCGGACGCCAACCTCGCCGGGCACACGTACCCCGACCAGAGCCTCTACCCGGCCAACTCGGTGCCGGCGGTCGTGCGCCGCATCAACAACGCGCTGCTGCGGGCCGCGCAGATCACCACGGCCGAGGGCGCCCCGCAGCCGTTCGACTGGCTGGCGCCGATCGTGGCCGACGCGGAGGCCGGGTTCGGCGGCGTGCTGAACGCGTACGAGCTGATGAACGCGATGATCACCGCGGGTGCGGCCGGCGTGCACTGGGAGGACCAGCTCGCCGCCGAGAAGAAGTGCGGGCACCTGGGCGGCAAGGTGCTGATCCCGACCGGCCAGCACATCCGCACGCTCAACGCCGCACGGCTGGCCGCCGACGTGGCCGGCGTGCCGAGCGTGATCGTGGCGCGCACCGACGCGCAGGCGGCGACGCTGATCACGACCGACGTCGACGAGCGGGACCGGCCGTTCATCACCGGCGAGCGGACGGCCGAGGGCTTCTACCGGGTGCGCGACGGCTTGGAGCCGTGCATCGCGCGTGGCCTGGCGTACGCGCCGCACGCCGACCTGCTGTGGATGGAGACGAGCACCCCGGACCTGGAGGTGGCCCGCCGCTTCGCCGAGGCGGTCAAGCGGGAGCACCCGGACCAGCTGCTGGCCTACAACTGCTCGCCGTCTTTCAACTGGCGCAAGCACCTCGACGACGCCACGATCGCCAAGTTCCAGCGCGAGCTGGGCCACATGGGGTACCGGTTCCAGTTCATCACCCTGGCCGGCTTCCACGCCCTGAACTACTCCATGTTCGACCTCGCCCGCGGCTACGCCGCCGAGGGCATGCCGGCGTACGTGTCGCTGCAGGAGCGGGAGTTCGCCGCGGAGGCCGACGGCTACACGGCGGTCAAGCACCAGCGCGAGGTGGGCACCGGCTACTTCGACCTGATCAGTACCGTGCTCAACCCGGCCGCCGAGACCACCGCGCTGCGCGGCTCGACCGAGGAGGCACAGTTCTCGTGA
- a CDS encoding short-chain fatty acyl-CoA regulator family protein has protein sequence MTKTFAGARLRRLREERAISQVELARQLGISASYLNQIEHDARPLTVPVLIRITELFGVDTTFFAPHDIPRLVHDLREALPPRVSLPDLTELATKQPEVAEAVIELFRRYRQAGDQLAEIVGDRELVAGRSPHDQVSDFFYRRQNYIPDLDEAAEALAEKIGVRPGETRTALAERLAERHGIRIAREGPETLGGELHRFRPETRTLYLSTSMRPGQEASRIGAQIGLLECADVIDEIIEEEQVEDVQTQILMRVGLANYFAAALIFPYQRFLGAAEAVRYDIGLLTNQFAMGWETVCHRLSTLQRPKARGVPFSFVRVDRAGNMSKRQSATGFPFSRSGGTCPLWNVYEAFSAPGRVMTQIAAMPDGQRYLWIARTVTRHLGGFRQPGKMFAIGLGCETRHAGRLVYSDGRDLDATDAATPIGPGCKTCERLSCPQRAAAPIGRSLDLDENRSTFIPYPLKAR, from the coding sequence GTGACCAAGACGTTCGCCGGGGCGCGGCTGCGGCGCCTGCGCGAGGAGCGCGCCATCAGCCAGGTCGAGCTGGCCCGGCAGCTCGGCATCTCGGCCAGCTACCTCAACCAGATCGAGCACGACGCCCGGCCGCTGACCGTGCCGGTGCTCATCCGCATCACGGAGCTGTTCGGCGTCGACACCACGTTCTTCGCGCCGCACGACATCCCCCGGCTGGTGCACGACCTGCGCGAGGCGCTGCCGCCGCGGGTGAGCCTGCCCGACCTGACCGAGCTGGCCACCAAGCAGCCCGAGGTGGCCGAGGCCGTGATCGAGCTGTTCCGCCGGTACCGGCAGGCGGGCGACCAGCTCGCCGAGATCGTCGGCGACCGTGAGCTGGTGGCCGGGCGCAGCCCGCACGACCAGGTCAGCGACTTCTTCTACCGCCGGCAGAACTACATCCCCGACCTCGACGAGGCGGCCGAGGCGCTGGCCGAGAAGATCGGGGTGCGCCCGGGCGAGACCCGCACGGCGCTGGCCGAGCGGCTCGCCGAGCGGCACGGCATCCGCATCGCCCGCGAGGGCCCGGAGACGCTCGGCGGCGAGCTGCACCGCTTCCGGCCGGAGACCCGCACGCTGTACCTGTCCACGTCCATGCGCCCCGGCCAGGAGGCGAGCCGGATCGGCGCCCAGATCGGCCTGCTCGAGTGCGCCGACGTGATCGACGAGATCATCGAGGAGGAGCAGGTCGAGGACGTGCAGACGCAGATCCTCATGCGGGTCGGGCTGGCCAACTACTTCGCCGCCGCGCTGATCTTCCCGTACCAGCGCTTTCTAGGCGCGGCCGAGGCCGTGCGCTACGACATCGGCCTGCTTACCAACCAGTTCGCGATGGGCTGGGAGACCGTCTGCCACCGGCTGAGCACGTTGCAGCGCCCCAAGGCCCGGGGCGTGCCGTTCTCGTTCGTGCGGGTCGACCGCGCCGGCAACATGTCCAAGCGGCAGTCGGCCACCGGCTTCCCGTTCTCCCGCTCGGGTGGCACGTGTCCCTTGTGGAACGTGTACGAGGCGTTCAGCGCGCCCGGCCGCGTGATGACCCAGATCGCGGCGATGCCGGACGGCCAGCGGTACCTGTGGATCGCCCGCACCGTCACCCGCCACCTGGGCGGCTTCCGGCAGCCCGGCAAGATGTTCGCGATCGGCCTGGGCTGCGAGACCCGCCACGCCGGCCGGCTCGTCTACTCCGACGGCCGCGACCTCGACGCCACCGACGCCGCCACCCCGATCGGGCCCGGCTGCAAGACCTGCGAGCGCCTGTCCTGCCCGCAGCGGGCCGCGGCACCGATCGGCCGCAGCCTCGACCTGGACGAAAACCGGAGCACCTTCATCCCGTACCCGCTCAAGGCGCGCTGA
- a CDS encoding STAS domain-containing protein translates to MSVEPAAAPHDLAVEVSTDAAGTVTLAVTGEIDVSTSTFLRGRLEEVLDAEPAAVVVDMAGVPFLDSSGLSTLIYAFSRAERQHATLVVARPQPIVDRLLHVTGLFEMLCAPAKAQ, encoded by the coding sequence ATGTCCGTCGAACCCGCGGCCGCACCGCACGACCTTGCGGTGGAGGTCAGCACCGATGCCGCCGGCACAGTCACGTTGGCGGTGACCGGCGAGATCGACGTCAGCACGTCGACGTTCCTGCGTGGACGGTTGGAGGAGGTCCTGGACGCCGAGCCCGCCGCCGTCGTCGTCGACATGGCCGGCGTCCCGTTTCTCGACTCGTCCGGCCTCAGCACGCTGATCTACGCGTTCAGCCGGGCCGAGCGGCAGCACGCGACGCTGGTCGTGGCCAGGCCGCAGCCGATCGTCGACCGGCTGCTGCACGTGACCGGGCTCTTCGAGATGCTCTGCGCGCCCGCCAAGGCGCAGTGA
- a CDS encoding MFS transporter — protein sequence MDAPAPSPSRANLVLATLFLGMFVIGGTELLAVGVLDLIAADLRVSIPAAGLLVTVYALGLAVGGPVLTAATIRLDKRTVLAGALALFIVSNLVAVLTGSYGLLLVARILTGAFQGLFIAAAFAAGTAVVPPARAGRAMAVVVSGVAVSGAVGVPLGTLVGQALGWRGAFAAATGLAAAALVATLAVVPSVPGAGAGARGQVRSAVAPRVLAVLALTGLIFASVYAALTYIVPFLQTVTGVSGGLISVFLLAYGAATAAGSFGGGRFADADAARALVVGTAGVAGCLLALYLVGAVPVLVALALLAVGGFAMGMAPSMQYRVVSLAGPGGAFAQSLPASAANVGIALGSFAGGAAVGAFNTSAAVIAGLVIAVIAIPVAWATSFLTPPAVEVAAAPPPIREPALCQA from the coding sequence ATGGATGCGCCGGCACCGAGCCCGAGCAGGGCGAATCTCGTCCTGGCCACGCTGTTCCTGGGCATGTTCGTGATCGGCGGCACCGAGCTGCTCGCCGTCGGCGTGCTCGACCTGATCGCCGCCGACCTGCGCGTCTCGATCCCCGCCGCCGGCCTGCTGGTGACCGTCTACGCGCTGGGCCTCGCCGTCGGCGGCCCGGTCCTGACCGCCGCGACGATCCGGCTGGACAAGCGGACGGTGCTGGCCGGCGCGCTCGCGCTGTTCATCGTCTCCAACCTCGTCGCGGTGCTGACCGGCAGCTACGGGTTGCTGCTCGTGGCGCGCATCCTCACCGGCGCGTTCCAGGGCCTGTTCATCGCCGCCGCGTTCGCCGCCGGCACCGCCGTGGTCCCGCCGGCGCGGGCCGGCCGGGCGATGGCCGTCGTCGTCTCCGGAGTCGCGGTCTCCGGCGCGGTGGGTGTGCCGCTGGGCACGCTGGTCGGCCAGGCGCTCGGCTGGCGCGGCGCGTTCGCGGCCGCCACCGGGCTCGCCGCCGCCGCCCTCGTCGCCACCCTCGCGGTGGTGCCCTCGGTGCCCGGTGCCGGTGCCGGCGCGCGCGGCCAGGTCCGGTCCGCGGTCGCCCCGCGCGTGCTGGCCGTGCTCGCCCTGACCGGCCTGATCTTCGCGTCGGTCTACGCGGCGCTGACCTACATCGTCCCGTTCCTGCAGACCGTCACCGGCGTCTCCGGCGGCCTGATCAGCGTGTTCCTGCTTGCCTACGGGGCGGCCACGGCGGCCGGCTCGTTCGGTGGCGGCCGCTTCGCCGACGCCGACGCCGCCCGCGCCCTCGTCGTGGGGACCGCCGGCGTCGCGGGATGCCTGCTCGCGCTGTACCTGGTCGGCGCCGTCCCGGTCCTGGTGGCGCTCGCGCTGCTGGCCGTGGGCGGTTTCGCGATGGGCATGGCCCCCTCCATGCAGTACCGCGTGGTCAGCCTGGCCGGCCCCGGCGGCGCGTTCGCGCAGTCGCTGCCGGCCTCGGCGGCCAACGTGGGCATCGCGCTCGGCTCGTTCGCCGGCGGCGCCGCGGTCGGCGCCTTCAACACCTCCGCGGCGGTGATCGCCGGCCTGGTCATCGCGGTGATCGCGATCCCGGTCGCATGGGCGACAAGCTTCCTGACGCCGCCGGCGGTCGAGGTGGCCGCGGCGCCGCCGCCGATCCGGGAGCCGGCCCTGTGCCAGGCGTGA
- a CDS encoding DUF899 family protein: MNDPAHCCSPAQAATPAPPAAGEPAKPEVADRAAYEAEIARLRIREKAHTREGDAIAAARRRLPMIELDPQTPLTGPDGPMTLRDAFGGRRQLIAYYFMWHPGRPAAEQCEGCTWNNSQVSELSYLHSRDITYAVLCQGPYDESRRYRDFMGWDMPWYSAQESLDTLLAGRNIGLMHLVSYLLRRPHRRVARRGPGTRGAGPSGSGRGAIV, encoded by the coding sequence GTGAACGACCCCGCCCACTGCTGCTCGCCGGCGCAGGCCGCCACGCCCGCACCCCCGGCCGCCGGCGAGCCGGCCAAGCCCGAGGTCGCCGACCGCGCCGCGTACGAGGCGGAGATCGCGCGCCTGCGGATCCGCGAGAAGGCACACACCCGCGAAGGCGACGCGATCGCCGCGGCCCGGCGCCGCCTGCCCATGATCGAGCTGGATCCGCAGACCCCGCTGACCGGCCCGGACGGGCCCATGACCCTGCGCGACGCGTTCGGCGGGCGGCGCCAGCTGATCGCCTACTACTTCATGTGGCATCCCGGCCGGCCCGCCGCCGAGCAGTGCGAGGGCTGCACGTGGAACAACTCCCAGGTCAGCGAGCTGTCCTACCTGCACTCCCGCGACATCACGTACGCCGTGCTGTGCCAGGGCCCGTACGACGAGAGCCGCCGCTACCGAGACTTCATGGGCTGGGACATGCCGTGGTACTCCGCGCAGGAGTCCCTCGACACCCTCCTGGCCGGCCGCAACATAGGGCTCATGCATCTGGTCAGCTACCTGCTCCGACGACCTCACCGGCGCGTAGCTCGCCGCGGCCCAGGGACGCGCGGAGCCGGCCCTTCGGGGTCAGGGCGGGGTGCGATCGTGTAG
- a CDS encoding TetR/AcrR family transcriptional regulator — protein sequence MSAREQRQVASDAGLSKQRVVAEAIRLADREGVHGLSMRRLAGALGAGAMSLYHYVANKDELLDAMIDIVFEEIELPPEQTDWQSAMRRRAVSARQVLARHPWAIGLMESRTSPGPANLRHREAVTACLRRAGFPVLMATHANWLIDSYVYGFALQEASLPFDTADELADMTEDVFLPQLPPDEFPYLNESAAALVAAGYDPAEEFIFGLDLILAALEPLRASA from the coding sequence GTGTCTGCGAGGGAACAACGCCAGGTCGCGTCAGACGCGGGGCTGAGCAAGCAAAGGGTGGTGGCCGAGGCGATCCGGCTCGCCGACCGCGAGGGGGTCCACGGGCTGAGCATGCGCCGGCTGGCTGGCGCGCTCGGCGCGGGCGCGATGTCGCTCTACCACTACGTGGCGAACAAGGACGAGTTGCTGGACGCCATGATCGACATCGTGTTCGAGGAGATCGAGCTCCCGCCCGAACAGACCGACTGGCAGTCAGCGATGCGACGGCGGGCGGTATCCGCCCGACAGGTTCTCGCACGCCACCCGTGGGCGATCGGCCTGATGGAGTCGCGGACATCGCCCGGGCCCGCGAACCTGCGCCACCGCGAAGCGGTCACCGCCTGCCTGCGCAGGGCCGGCTTCCCGGTCTTGATGGCGACGCACGCCAACTGGTTGATCGACAGCTACGTCTACGGTTTCGCCCTGCAGGAAGCCAGCCTGCCGTTCGACACCGCCGACGAGCTCGCGGACATGACCGAGGACGTCTTCCTGCCCCAGCTTCCTCCTGACGAGTTCCCCTACCTCAACGAGTCCGCCGCGGCACTCGTCGCCGCCGGCTACGACCCGGCAGAGGAGTTCATCTTCGGCCTCGACCTCATCCTGGCCGCCCTCGAGCCCCTGAGAGCCTCCGCATAG
- a CDS encoding glutamate decarboxylase, translating into MPVTRRTADSDTVALNPVFVRPGEATELSRFAIPEGESLPETAYQIVHDEAMLDGNARLNLATFVGTWMDGPAERLYAETFDKNMVDKDEYPATAAVETRCWTMLAGLWHAPDPRDTIGTSTVGSSEACMLGGLALKRRWQHARRAAGKPTDRPNLVMSSAVQVCWEKFCNYWDVEARLVPISEEHKVLDGDDLESYVDENTIGVVAILGVTYTGMYEPVRRIADALDRIQAATGLDVPIHIDGASGAFIAPFVQPDLEWDFRVARVASISTSGHKYGLVYPGLGWVVWRDKAALPEDLIFRVTYLGGDMPTLALNFSRPGAQVLLQYYMFLRLGMDGYRRVQQSAHDVARYLAGEVAKLPQFALWNDGADIPVFAWRLRDGHTENWNLYHLSDRLRTRGWLVPAYPMPDDLADVTVQRVVVRNGLSRDLAGAFVSDLRAEVAYLDRLSAPMPVEGQRPSFHH; encoded by the coding sequence ATGCCAGTCACGCGCCGCACCGCCGACTCTGACACGGTCGCTCTGAACCCGGTGTTCGTGCGGCCGGGCGAGGCGACCGAGCTTTCCCGCTTCGCTATTCCCGAGGGCGAGTCGCTGCCCGAGACGGCGTACCAGATCGTGCACGACGAGGCGATGCTCGACGGCAACGCGCGGCTCAACCTGGCGACCTTCGTGGGCACCTGGATGGACGGCCCGGCGGAGCGGCTGTACGCCGAGACGTTCGACAAGAACATGGTCGACAAGGACGAGTACCCGGCCACGGCCGCGGTGGAGACGCGCTGCTGGACGATGCTCGCCGGCCTCTGGCACGCGCCCGACCCGCGCGACACCATCGGCACCTCGACGGTCGGCTCGTCCGAGGCCTGCATGCTCGGCGGCCTCGCCCTCAAGCGGCGGTGGCAGCACGCGCGGCGGGCGGCGGGCAAGCCGACCGACCGGCCCAACCTGGTGATGTCCAGCGCCGTGCAGGTGTGCTGGGAGAAGTTCTGCAACTACTGGGACGTCGAGGCGCGGCTGGTGCCGATCAGCGAGGAGCACAAGGTGCTCGACGGCGACGACCTCGAGTCCTATGTGGATGAGAACACGATCGGCGTCGTGGCGATCCTCGGCGTGACCTACACCGGCATGTACGAGCCGGTGCGGCGGATCGCCGACGCGCTGGACCGCATCCAGGCGGCGACCGGCCTCGACGTCCCGATCCACATCGACGGCGCGTCGGGCGCGTTCATCGCACCGTTCGTCCAGCCCGACCTGGAGTGGGACTTCCGGGTGGCGCGGGTGGCCTCGATCAGCACGTCCGGCCACAAGTACGGCCTGGTGTACCCCGGCCTTGGCTGGGTGGTCTGGCGCGACAAGGCCGCGCTGCCCGAAGACCTGATCTTCCGGGTCACCTACCTCGGCGGCGACATGCCGACGCTGGCCCTCAACTTCTCCCGGCCCGGCGCGCAGGTGCTCCTGCAGTACTACATGTTCCTGCGCCTGGGCATGGACGGGTACCGGCGGGTGCAGCAGTCCGCCCACGACGTCGCGCGGTACCTGGCCGGCGAGGTCGCGAAGCTGCCACAGTTCGCGCTCTGGAACGACGGCGCCGACATCCCGGTCTTCGCCTGGCGCCTGCGCGACGGCCACACCGAAAACTGGAACCTGTACCACCTCTCCGACCGCCTCCGCACCAGAGGATGGCTGGTCCCCGCGTACCCGATGCCGGACGACCTCGCGGACGTCACCGTGCAACGCGTCGTGGTCCGCAACGGCCTGAGCCGCGACCTGGCCGGTGCCTTCGTCTCCGACCTGCGGGCCGAAGTGGCCTATTTGGACAGACTGAGCGCTCCGATGCCGGTCGAGGGGCAGCGGCCCAGTTTCCACCACTGA